Proteins encoded by one window of Orbaceae bacterium BiB:
- a CDS encoding IS3 family transposase, translating to MKKQNTLSKRRLFHLFDVSSSGYYAYLKRLPSQRTVFNQQLDKKIETLFEDHRHLYGYRRLHVELLEEGYCLSRERVRRRMHKLHLKAKQRKKYKQTTHSNHNKPVAENILDRHFTMDTPNQAWVCDITYIKVNGQWLYLAIVLDLYSRKIIGWAMDTHMESSLVCQALTMALLHRGYPSKVIVHSDRGGQYCSDDYQAILTAYGLTCSMSRKGNCWDNAVAESFFHTLKTEWIYRHKLENMAQAKSMILWYIEVYYNRVRKHSYLNYLSPVQFEEKMI from the coding sequence ATTAAAAAGCAAAACACGCTATCTAAGCGTCGTTTATTTCATCTATTTGACGTGTCAAGTAGTGGTTACTATGCCTATTTAAAGCGATTACCGTCTCAGAGAACAGTGTTTAATCAGCAGCTTGACAAAAAGATTGAAACACTATTTGAAGATCATCGGCATCTCTATGGTTATCGGCGTTTACATGTCGAACTTTTGGAGGAAGGCTATTGTTTATCACGTGAACGAGTTCGTCGACGAATGCACAAGCTTCACCTTAAAGCAAAACAACGCAAAAAGTATAAACAAACAACGCACAGTAACCACAACAAACCGGTCGCTGAAAATATTTTAGATAGGCACTTTACCATGGACACACCTAATCAAGCTTGGGTATGCGATATAACTTATATTAAAGTGAACGGACAGTGGTTATACCTCGCGATTGTACTTGATCTCTACTCTCGTAAAATCATAGGCTGGGCGATGGATACGCATATGGAAAGCTCGCTAGTTTGTCAAGCCTTAACTATGGCTTTGCTTCATCGGGGCTATCCAAGTAAAGTGATTGTTCATAGTGACCGTGGTGGCCAGTATTGTTCCGATGATTACCAAGCTATATTAACGGCTTATGGCTTAACGTGTAGTATGAGTCGCAAAGGTAACTGTTGGGATAATGCGGTGGCTGAAAGCTTTTTCCATACCTTAAAAACAGAATGGATTTACCGACACAAACTAGAAAATATGGCACAAGCTAAATCGATGATCTTGTGGTACATTGAGGTTTACTATAACCGAGTAAGAAAACATTCATATTTAAACTATTTATCACCTGTTCAATTTGAAGAAAAAATGATTTAA
- the secG gene encoding preprotein translocase subunit SecG, which yields MYEILIIVFLIIAIAIIGLVLIQKGKGADMGASFGAGASATLFGSAGTGSFLTRTTTILGILFFIISIALANLGSRKGSNDTFWNLADGTVPAATADAPLTNETPAASQNVVQPESTSPTSDIPE from the coding sequence ATGTACGAAATTCTTATTATTGTTTTTTTAATTATCGCGATCGCTATCATTGGCTTAGTATTAATCCAAAAAGGTAAAGGCGCAGATATGGGCGCGTCTTTTGGTGCTGGTGCGTCAGCAACGCTATTTGGTTCAGCGGGTACGGGGAGTTTTCTAACTCGTACGACAACAATTTTAGGTATTCTGTTTTTTATTATTAGCATTGCATTAGCCAATTTAGGTAGCAGAAAAGGAAGTAATGATACTTTCTGGAATTTAGCTGATGGAACTGTACCAGCAGCAACTGCAGATGCGCCACTAACGAATGAAACACCTGCCGCTTCACAAAATGTTGTACAGCCGGAATCAACTAGCCCAACATCTGATATTCCGGAGTAA
- a CDS encoding transposase: MSKKYDPQFKQEAINLALNSEQTYRQTANDLGINYKTFCNWMYQTMNKPTHQAIKSNKKPDYHELERQNKAMKKELELRKKEIDILKKAAQYFASLK, encoded by the coding sequence ATGAGTAAAAAATACGATCCCCAATTTAAACAAGAAGCGATCAATTTAGCCCTAAATAGCGAACAAACTTATCGACAAACAGCCAATGATTTAGGTATAAATTACAAAACATTTTGTAATTGGATGTACCAAACGATGAATAAACCAACCCATCAAGCGATAAAATCAAATAAAAAACCAGACTATCACGAACTTGAGCGTCAAAATAAAGCGATGAAAAAAGAGCTTGAGCTACGTAAAAAGGAGATCGATATCCTAAAAAAGGCCGCTCAGTACTTTGCGAGCCTGAAATAG